A portion of the Malassezia japonica chromosome 3, complete sequence genome contains these proteins:
- a CDS encoding uncharacterized protein (MEROPS:MER0020214; antiSMASH:Cluster_1; COG:U; COG:Y; EggNog:ENOG503NW7H): MFGASSFSGFGQQNQQGTNAPAQPAAGGMFGQTSTTPAFGSFGQTAAPATNAFGASQPNTFGQAASTPAQTTPFAFGQSGTASTFGQPKPASTFGAFGAPSTSTPAPATNTFGFGGATQPQPQQPAFGAQPSTAFGGGGGGGGSSFFGQPGSTAQPASFGGFGAAPLAGQAAVPAVTQGTATTPYQPFREDSNQTDPKTHAKVWDVHQSIASMPAYASMSPEELRLQDYRQGRSKGTGAPAATPAASATPAFGFGAQPAQPAATPFGQQQPPSTFGQTQPASGGLFGQQQPASTSAFGAQNSAPSLFGGAKPATNAFGASNTGSSLFGQNTQQPNSGLFGSSTTQPAQPAQPAQQSGFMFGQNNNAAAQPSTSFSFGAGANNNAAQQNKPAFGFGSQPAQPAQPAQPQSSFSFGQNTNTQPSGGLFGNQASTNNNASSSFSFGQNNNQSKPGGLFGGAAPASSTPSFGGFGANNNQPAQQNKPAFSFGGGGGGFGQTSSTPAPSTGAQPSTFGSNTGGGLFGAKPAQPAQPSGGFGFGQNASQPSQPSTFGANNASSGGGLFGAKPAQPAQPSGGLFGQNTSSAPSGGLFGQNNTTQPSGGLFGASSTAPKPSFSFGGAQPSSTAPSDGLFGQSQPAQPSGGLFGQSQPAQPSGGLFGTQTNTFGSSLAKPLGASAPAAPAPAPAASPASLTTNPYGTDALLANTQPSAAAQAPLPFNVAPKSKPPLVSPFRSSPRNAVRVTRLRGSTPALDVSQARERTPFRESTPGLASRGATPVRSSSMLFRGPSDAQALSPQAFIPRSTSKRLVLDGDATFARSPSVRRETLTATPRARFSPAVERAADVGEESLSLPHPDLSVSRVSEPPRPRQSLPRAPQHGDYVLTPALTELRSMDYEALASLADFSVKRIGFGEVAFLEPVDLASLPDLACIGGGVVQLRAKECFVYPQEEDLESETPLDGLQPGYVPVPKAALGHGLNVPARVSLEGCWPLDRATREPLKDPSHARVKQHITKLKNKKETEFVSYEPTSGTWTFIVQHFSRYGLDDSESESEDEVPAMQLGDEQHSESNESDFREEDLEDDEADVWVPTVAQRPRSATPGRFGSPAPSVARLASPAPSALPRKVQVMRASFFGHTPPRQGPAAGVSKSPSFMADVDAVDAKADVPDVEDVTEEAGAADAADVPDQAIDTPFAAPIPVARVPLAQSVLDDGLFSRDAGLSFGRSFRIGCGPRDALVHNGLLHRTTLPGTSEVVLDRVRIGADPAEAAQLAEALLAQQRSASTVTVADGVPFVRPKPGTSFQTHAQHYAADDKRYAAQFWHLGSALFDPLRDELPADAAPSLRAKVEQLRRKSALSQWLARAAAASVQTEARAHRAASRSTELIFALLSGFQVEHAADAALEANDVRLATLVAQAGGDAASKEYLATQLSVWQTEQVVPLLEPAMRRIYELLCGHLGTDAKVAAGLDWRRALGLHVWYGVPWEAPLAASVASYEAALRSLSDTQPPLPAYYDAAKLGALKLRELAQRPGVEWDAMYELVQLHVDPTYPLDHVLNARNFGASATEHTLPWHTYVTLARALDVRDFADAEHGARLSIAYAAQIESQGLWHWAAFVLLHIEEAHVRQAAVQALLERNVEHLAEHAAFLDTLCIPATWRAGAEAIAAHAANNYYHEYVCWLRAESLSNAHQIAVTRLAPEAFVRGDAGLLLDLFRPFGEAEQEARAAGKPFTIEGWNTAGRVLLDYATLPHILPPLLAKSEKGTLSPNEHHALQQATQRTHELIEAVPALYPPSSPNLMTTVARSEMLVVLHNLARLIASHASAPEPTMHWTPAHPPEVEQLQAVASDFGAAMLATL; this comes from the coding sequence ATgttcggcgcgtcgtccttTAGTGGCTTCGGCCAGCAAAACCAGCAGGGCACAAacgctcctgcgcagccGGCAGCGGGGGGGATGTTTGGTCAGACCAGCACCACGCCCGCGTTCGGCTCCTTTGGCCAgaccgctgcgccggccacgAACGCGTTCGGCGCCAGCCAGCCGAACACCTTTGGACAGGCAGCGAGCACCCCGGCGCAGACGACGCCGTTCGCCTTCGGCCAGTCGGGCACTGCGAGCACCTTTGGGCAGCCCAAGCCTGCGTCGACCTTTGGCGCATTCGGCGCGcccagcacgtcgacgccggcgccggcgaccaACACCTTTGGCtttggcggcgcgacgcagccgcagccgcagcaGCCCGCGTTTGGTGCGCAGCCCTCGACCGCGttcggcggcgggggcggcgggggcggcAGCTCGTTCTTTGGCCAGCCGGGCTCCACCGCGCAGCCGGCGTCGTTCGGCGGCtttggcgccgcgccgctcgccggccaggcggccgtgccggccgTGACCCAAGGCACGGCGACCACGCCGTACCAGCCTTTCCGCGAAGACAGCAACCAGACTGACCCCAAGACGCACGCCAAGGTCTGGGACGTGCACCAGTCCATTGCCTCGATGCCGGCGTATGCGTCGATGAGCCCCGAagagctgcgcctgcaaGACTACCGCCAAGGGCGCTCCAAGGGCACCGGTGCGCCGgctgcgacgccggccgcgagTGCAACGCCCGCGTTTGGCTTTGGCGCGCAGCCCGCGCagccggcagcgacgccgTTTGGCCAGCAACAGCCTCCGTCGACCTTTGGCCAGACGCAGCCCGCGTCCGGCGGCCTCTTTGGCCAGCAGCAGCCCGCGTCGACGTCTGCGTTCGGCGCACAAaacagcgcgccgtcgctcttTGGAGGCGCCAAGCCCGCGACGAATGCGTTTGGCGCGTCGAACAcgggctcgtcgctctttgGGCAGAACACGCAGCAACCGAACTCCGGCCTCTTTGgcagcagcacgacgcAGCCCGCGCAGCCCGCGCAACCCGCACAGCAGTCTGGCTTCATGTTTGGCCAGAACAACaatgccgcggcgcagccctcgacgagcttTAGCTTTGGTGCAGGCGCCAACAACaatgccgcgcagcagaaCAAGCCCGCGTTTGGCTTTGGCAGCCAGCCGGCCCAGCCCGCGCAGCCCGCGCAGCCCCAGAGCTCGTTCTCGTTCGGGCAAAACACCAACACGcagccgagcggcggcctGTTTGGCAACCAGGCGAGCACGAATAACaacgcctcgtcgagcttctCCTTTGGCCAGAACAACAACCAGTCCAAGCCGGgcggcctctttggcggcgccgcgcccgcctcgtcgacgccgtcgTTTGGCGGATTCGGCGCGAATAACAACCAGCCCGCGCAGCAAAACAAGCCCGCCTTCTcgttcggcggcggcggcggcggctttgGGCAGACCAGCAGCACCCCTGCGCCGTCAACGGGTGCGCAGCCGTCGACCTTTGGCAGCAACACTGGCGGCGGCCTGTTTGGCGCGAAGCCCGCGCAGCCCGCGcagccgagcggcggcttTGGCTTTGGGCAAAACGCCTCGCAGCCGTCGCAGCCGTCGACCTTTGGCGCGAACAATGcctcgtcgggcggcggcctgtTTGGCGCGAAGCCCGCGCAGCCCGCGCAGCCGAGTGGCGGCCTCTTTGGCCAGAacacgtcgtcggcgccgagcggcggcctCTTTGGCCAGAACAATACCACGcagccgagcggcggcctGTTTGGCGCGTCGTCCACTGCCCCGAAGCCCTCGTTCTCgtttggcggcgcgcagccgagcagcaccgcgcCAAGCGACGGCCTCTTTGGCCAGAGCCAGCCGGCGCAGCCGAGTGGCGGCCTCTTTGGCCAGAGCCAGCCTGCGcagccgagcggcggcctGTTTGGCACGCAGACCAACACCTTtggctcgtcgctcgccaagcccctcggcgcctcggcgcctgctgcgccggcgcccgccccggccgcgtcgcccgcgtcgctcacGACGAACCCCTACGGAacggatgcgctgctcgccaacacgcagccgagcgcggctgcccaagcgccgctgccgttCAACGTCGCGCCCAAGAGCAAGCCGCCGCTCGTGTCGCCCTtccgctcgtcgccgcgtaACGCGGTGCGTGTGACGCGACTGCGTggctcgacgccggcgctggacgtgtcgcaggcgcgcgagcgcacgcccttCCGGGAGAGCACGCCCGGCCTTGCGTCGCGGGGTgcgacgccggtgcgctcgagcagcatgCTCTTCCGTGGTCCCAGCGATGCCCAGGCGCTCTCGCCGCAGGCCTTTATTCCCCGGTCGACAAGCAAGCGCCTGGTCCTCGACGGGGACGCGACCTttgcgcgctcgccgagcgtgcgccgcgagacgCTCACCGCCACGCCCCGCGCGCGTTTCTCGcccgcggtcgagcgcgcagCGGATGTGGGCGAGGAGAGCTTGTCGCTCCCGCATCCCGACCtgagcgtgtcgcgcgtgagcgagcctccgcgcccgcgccagtcgctgccgcgtgcgccgcagcacggcgacTATGTGCTTACGCCcgcgctcaccgagctGCGTAGCATGGACTACGAGGCGCTTgcctcgctcgccgactTTAGCGTGAAGCGCATCGGCTTTGGTGAGGTCGCGTTCCTCGAGCCGGTCGAcctcgcgtcgctgcctGACCTCGCGTGCATCGGCGGAggcgtcgtgcagctgcgcgcaAAAGAGTGCTTTGTGTACCCCCAGGAAGAGGACCTCGAGTccgagacgccgctcgacggcctGCAGCCCGGCTACGTGCCCGTGCCcaaggccgcgctcggccacgGCCTCAATGTGCCTGCGCGCGTGAGCCTCGAGGGGTGCTGGCCGCTGgaccgcgcgacgcgcgagccgctcaAGGATccgtcgcacgcgcgcgtcaAGCAGCACATTACCAAGCTCAAGAACAAAAAAGAGACCGAGTTTGTGTCGTACGAGCCGACGTCTGGCACGTGGACCTTTATCGTGCAGCACTTTTCGCGCTACGGTCTCGACGACTCGGagagcgagagcgaggaCGAAGTGCCTGCcatgcagctcggcgacgagcagcaCAGCGAGAGCAACGAGAGCGACTTCCGTGAGGAGGACCTcgaagacgacgaggcggacgtCTGGGTGCCGACGGTCGCACAGCGCCCTCgctccgcgacgccgggccGCTTTGGatcgcccgcgccgagcgtcgcgcgtcttgcgtcgcccgcgccgagcgcgctccCTCGCAAAGTGCAAGTAATGCGGGCGAGTTTTTTTGGGCACACGCCTCCGCGCCAGGGACCGGCGGCAGGCGTGAGTAAGAGTCCCAGCTTTATGgcggacgtcgacgcggtggaCGCCAAGGCGGATGTTCCAGACGTGGAAGACGTCACGGAagaggccggcgcggccgacgcggccgacgtgccGGACCAGGCGATCGACACGCCGTTTGCCGCGCCGATTCCCGTTGCGCGTGTGCCACTCGCCCAGTCCGTGCTGGACGACGGCCTCTTTtcgcgcgacgcgggccTCTCGTTCGGCCGCAGCTTTCGTATCGGCTGCGGgccccgcgacgcgctcgtgcacaacggcctgctgcaccgCACGACCCTGCCGGGCACGTCAGAGGTCGTGCTGGaccgcgtgcgcatcggcgccgatcccgccgaggcggcgcagctcgccgaggcgctccttgcgcagcagcgcagcgcgtcgaccgtAACGGTGGcggacggcgtgccgtttGTGCGCCCCAAGCCCGGCACGTCGTTCCagacgcacgcgcagcacTATGCTGCGGACGACAAGCGGTACGCCGCGCAGTTCTGGCacctcggcagcgcgctctttgatccgctgcgcgacgagctgccggcggacgctgcgccgtcgctgcgcgccaaggtcgagcagctgcgccgcaagagCGCACTGTCGCAGTGgcttgcgcgcgccgccgccgcgtcggtgcagaccgaggcgcgtgcgcaccgcgccgcatcCCGCTCCACCGAGCTGATCTTTGCGCTGCTGTCTGGCTTCCAGGTCGAGCatgcggccgacgcggcgctcgaggcgaacgatgtgcgcctcgcgacgctcgtcgcgcaggccggcggcgacgccgcgagcAAAGAGTACCTCGCGACACAGCTGAGCGTGTGGCAGAccgagcaggtcgtgccgctgctcgagcccgcgatgcgccgcatctACGAGCTGCTGTGCGGCCACCTCGGCACGGATGCCAaggtcgccgccggcctcgactggcgccgcgcactcGGCCTTCACGTGTGgtacggcgtgccgtgggaggcgccgctcgcggcgagTGTGGCATCCTACGAAGCGGCGCTGCGGTCGCTGAGCGACAcgcagccgccgctgcctgCGTACTACGATGCGGCgaagctcggcgcgctcaagctgcgcgaactcgcgcagcgtcctGGCGTGGAATGGGACGCGATGTacgagctggtgcagctgcacgtcgaccCCACCTACCCCCTCGACCACGTGCTGAACGCGCGCAACTTTGGCGCGAGTGCGACCGAGCACACGCTTCCGTGGCACACGTACGtgacgctcgcgcgtgcgctcgacgtacgcgactttgccgacgccgagcacggcgcgcgcctctcGATTGCCTACGCCGCGCAGATCGAGAGCCAGGGCCTGTGGCACTGGGCCGCGTTTGTCCTCCTGCACAtcgaggaggcgcacgTGCGCCAGGCtgcggtgcaggcgctgctcgagcgcaacgtcgagcacctggcGGAGCACGCGGCGTTCCTCGACACGCTGTGCATTcccgcgacgtggcgcgccggcgccgaggcgattgcggcgcacgcggcgaaCAACTACTACCACGAGTACGTGTGCtggctgcgtgccgagagCCTGTCGAACGCGCACCAGATTGCCgtgacgcgcctcgcgccggaAGCGTTTGTGCGTGGCGACGCCgggctcctcctcgacctgTTCCGTCCGTTTGGCGAGGCGGAGcaggaggcgcgcgccgccggcaaGCC